Proteins found in one Arthrobacter pascens genomic segment:
- the manA gene encoding mannose-6-phosphate isomerase, class I has product MYEIENVLRSYAWGSTTAIAGLLGRPESGMPEAELWIGAHPDSPSVVRRADGSKVPLDTLIAEDPEHFLGGTSVAAFGPRLPFLTKILAAAQPLSLQVHPSLEQARAGFARENADGLAPDAPNRNYHDDNHKPEMIFALTPFQALCGFRPAAETREILLHLAAYFDLVESDIPQLLNELLDDLADPDESAGLRKAFERLIAGGEAVSEATGLTVAAILSGASLAPYESELSTVISLNEKYPGDPGVLISLLLNRISLAPGEAVYLPAGNVHAYLHGLGVEVMASSDNVLRGGLTPKFIDVPELLRTIEFQPVGVPRLTAEISGLGQELYQPPFREFQLQRVELEPEAAPVPLAQSGAAVVIVVDGSVFLDSPKGDLQLTRGGSAFLPASEAPVNVHPVAGASDVAIAFAVTTSMKG; this is encoded by the coding sequence GTGTACGAAATTGAGAACGTCCTCCGCTCTTACGCTTGGGGTTCGACGACGGCGATCGCCGGGCTCCTGGGGCGGCCCGAGTCCGGCATGCCGGAAGCCGAACTCTGGATCGGTGCCCACCCGGACTCCCCGTCTGTCGTCCGCCGCGCTGACGGGTCCAAGGTCCCGCTGGATACGCTGATTGCCGAAGACCCGGAACATTTCCTGGGCGGGACGTCCGTGGCAGCGTTTGGCCCCCGGCTCCCGTTCCTGACCAAAATCCTGGCGGCGGCACAGCCCTTGTCGCTGCAGGTCCATCCCAGCCTCGAGCAGGCGAGAGCCGGTTTCGCACGGGAGAATGCCGACGGCCTGGCGCCGGACGCGCCCAACCGGAACTACCACGACGACAACCACAAGCCGGAAATGATCTTCGCCCTGACGCCGTTCCAAGCGTTGTGCGGATTCCGGCCCGCGGCAGAGACCCGGGAAATCCTGCTGCACCTCGCGGCTTACTTTGACCTGGTGGAATCGGACATCCCGCAGCTCCTCAACGAGCTGCTGGACGACCTTGCGGATCCCGACGAAAGCGCCGGACTCCGGAAGGCCTTCGAAAGGCTCATCGCGGGCGGTGAAGCAGTGTCAGAAGCCACAGGATTAACCGTTGCGGCAATCCTGTCCGGCGCTTCCCTGGCGCCCTATGAGTCCGAGCTGTCCACTGTGATCAGCCTCAACGAGAAGTATCCCGGCGATCCGGGGGTCCTCATCTCGCTGCTGCTCAACAGGATCTCGCTGGCACCGGGCGAGGCCGTCTACCTCCCGGCGGGCAACGTTCATGCCTACCTGCACGGCCTGGGAGTGGAGGTTATGGCGTCATCGGACAATGTGCTTCGCGGCGGCCTAACGCCGAAGTTCATCGATGTCCCTGAACTCCTGCGGACCATAGAGTTCCAACCGGTCGGGGTTCCCAGGCTGACCGCGGAAATTTCCGGGCTTGGCCAGGAGCTCTACCAGCCGCCGTTCAGGGAGTTCCAGCTGCAGCGGGTCGAGCTGGAGCCGGAGGCAGCTCCGGTTCCGCTGGCACAGTCGGGTGCAGCCGTCGTGATTGTCGTTGACGGCTCTGTCTTCCTGGATTCGCCCAAGGGTGACCTGCAGCTCACCAGG